The window CGCTGGTGGCAAGTTCGGGTCGGGGTCGTACGCCGCGTCGGGCGGTCTGCACGGCGTCGGTGCCTCGGTGGTCAACGCGCTGTCGGAGCGCCTCGACGTCGAGGTCGACCGCGGCGGCAAGACCTACGCCATGTCCTTCCACCGCGGCGAGCCCGGCACGTTCGACGACACGAAGGGGATCGGTCCGGACGCCCCGTTCAGCCCCTTCACCTCGGGCAGCGAGCTGCGGGTGGTCGGCAAGGTGAAGAAGGGCGTCACCGGTTCCCGCATCCGCTACTGGGCGGACCGGCAGATCTTCACGGCCGACGCGCGGTTCAGCACCGACGACCTGGTCACGCGCGCACGGCAGACGGCGTTCCTCGTTCCCGGACTCGGCATCACGATCACCGACGAACGCGTGTCCTCGATCGAGGCCGCCGCCGCGCGTGCCGAGGCGACGGGCACCGCCGTCGAGGCCGGTCCGGTCGTCGAGCGCTTCCGCTACGAGGGCGGCATCGGCGAGTTCGTCGAGCACCTCGCCACCGACACCGCCGTCACGGACGTCTGGCGCGTGCAGGGCACCGGGACCTTCACCGAGACCGTCCCGATGCTCGACGACAAGGGCCACATGGTCTCCACCGCGGTCGAGCGCTCCTGCGAAGTGGACCTCGCCCTCCGGTGGGGCGACGGGTACGAGACGGCGTTCCGCAGCTTCGTCAACATCATCGCCACACCGAAGGGCGGCACACACCAGGCCGGCTTCGAGTCTGGGTTGGTCAAGGCCGTCCGCGCACAGGTCGAGGCGAACGCCCGCAAGCTCAAGGTCGGGCAGGACAAGCTCGACAAGGACGACGTGCTCGCCGGCATGACCGCCGTCCTGACCGTCCGACTGCCCGAGCCGCAGTTCGAGGGGCAGACGAAGGAGATCCTCGGCACGCCAGCGGTCCGGAAGATCGTCGACCAGGTCGTGTCGAAGCGCATCACCGAGATCCTGACGTCGACGCAGCGTACCGAGAAGGCCCAGGCCGCGACCCTGCTCGAGAAGGTCGTCGCGGAGATGAAGACCCGCATCTCGGCCCGCGCCCACAAGGAGACGCAGCGCCGGAAGAACGCGCTCGAGAACTCGTCGTTGCCGACGAAGCTCGCAGACTGCCGGTCGCAGGAGACCGAGGGCACCGAGCTCTTCATCGTCGAGGGCGACTCGGCCCTCGGGACCGCGAAGCTCGCACGCAACAGCGAGTACCAGGCGCTGCTGCCGATCCGCGGCAAGATCCTCAACGTGCAGAAGGCGTCCGTCTCGGACATGCTGTCGAACGTCGAGTGCGCGTCCATCATCCAGGTCATCGGCGCCGGCTCCGGTCGCACGTTCGAGATCGACCAGGCGCGGTACGGCAAGGTCATCATCATGTCGGACGCCGACGTCGACGGCGCCCACATCCGCACACTGCTGCTGACCCTGTTCTTCCGGTACATGCGACCGATGATCGAGGAAGGCCGGGTCTTCGCTGCCGTCCCGCCGCTGCACCGGGTCGTCGTGGTGAACCGCGGCAAGCCCAACGACACGCTCTACACGTACTCCGAGCAGGAACTGCAGACCGTGCTGAAGAAGCTCGAGAAGACCGGCAAGAAGTACCAGGAGCCGATCCAGCGGTACAAGGGCCTGGGGGAGATGGACGCCGACCAGCTCGCCGAGACCACGATGGACCGAGCGCACCGCACCCTGCGGCGGGTGAACATCACGCACGCCGAGAGCGCGGCGAAGGTGTTCGAGCTGCTCATGGGCAACGACGTGGCCCCGCGCAAGGAGTTCATCCTGGCCGGCGAGGGCCTCGACCGCGACCGCATCGACGCGTAGCGCGCCGGACCGCGGCGCAGCTGCCGGCCCGAGTCTCGCGGTGGGCGACTCGTCTCGGGCGCCGGACCGCGAATGATGTCGCTCAGGCCGAGTCTCAGTGCCGCCAGAGCGACACCGTGCCGCCACCCTGCGCCGTCCGTACCGCCAACGCGACAGTGTCCCGCGAACTGTTCGCGGGACACTGTCGCTTTCGCGAAGGGTGGGCGCAGCGAAGGGTGCGGGCGGCGCAGCGCCCCGCCCGCCTACGCGTCGCCGGCGGTGCCGTCGAGCGCAGCGGCACTGCCACCGATCGAGCCGATGACGGCCTCGAGCGGCGCACCGGACCCGTCACGCTTCGACAGCCAGTCCGGCAGGGTCCGCGCCGCGCCGTCCGTGCCGACCGCGTGCGGCGGAGCGATGCCCGCCCAGCCCACGGTGAGCCCGTCCTCGCCCTTCAGGAACGCGTGCGCCCGGACGCCCTGGGTCGCACGGCCCTTGGCGGGGAACTCGGACAGCGCGGAAACCTTGGCGCGACCGGAGTCCGTGCCGGGCAGCGCCGTCGACGTCGTGGACACGGTGGCGACCACGGCGTCGTCGGAGCGGGCGACGGACCCGAACCAGATCACCGAGGCGCCGGAGGCCAGCGCCATGCCCGCGACACCGCCGGCGGGGAGCCCCTGGGCGCGGACACCGGCCGCGGGGAACCGCAGGAGCTGGGCGTTCGAGCTGATGAACACCAGGTCGTCGGACTCGGGTGCCTGAGCGGCGCCGATCACCGTGTCGCCGGGCTTCAGGCCGATCGCGACGAACTCCGGCTTGTCCGGCCAGGTGCCGGGCACGACGCGCTTGACCACACCCTGTGCGGTACCGATGGCGAGTGCGTCCGACGATGCGCCGGACAGGTCGACGAGCGCGACGACCGTCTCGCCCTTGGTGAGCGCCAGGAAGTCGGTGACCCGCACGCCGGCGTCGAGCCGGACGGCTGCGGGCGGCACCGCCGGGACGTCGACGGGGGAGAGCCGCAGCACCCGACCGGTGGAGGTCAGCGCGCCGACCTGGCCCCGGACGGTGCTCACCACGGCGGACCGGACGGCGTCGTGCTTGGAGCGCTTCGGCACGCGGACGATGCTGAGCTCCGACGTCGGGATGTCGACGCGGATGAGCCGTCCGGTGGTCGAGAGCAGCACACGGCACGGCGAGTCGGCGACCTGGAGCGACTCCGGGTCGACGGCTGCCTTGCGACCGCCCTTGACGGGTGCGTCGGCCTCGGTGAGCAGCGTGCGGCGCGGGGTGGCGAACCGGTCGGACACCTCGGTGAGCTCGAGCGCGACCTGAGCGCGGAGCCGTTCGTCGGACGCCAGCAGTTCCTCGAGCGCGGCGATGTCGGCGAGCAGCTGGTCGCGCTCGGCCTCGAGCTCCATGCGCGAGAACTTCGTCAGGCGCCGGAGCCGCAGCTCGAGGATGTACTCCGCCTGCACCTCGGACAGGTCGAAGACGTCGCGGAGTCGGCTGCGTGCCGCCTCGGAGTCGTCCGAGGTGCGGATGACCTGGATGACCTCGTCGATGTCGAGGATCGCGATGAGCAGTCCCTCGACCAGGTGCAACCGCTCGCGACGACGCGCGAGCCGGTACTCGGAGCGCCGGGTGACGACCGACAGCCGGTGCTGCACGTAGACGTCGAGCAGCTCGCGCAGCCCGAGCGTGCGGGGCGACCCGCCGACGAGCGCGACGTTGTTGATGCCGAAGCCGTCCTCGAGCGGAGTGTGCTTGTACAGCTGCTCGAGCACCGCGGTGGGGTTGAAGCCGCTCTTGATGCCGATGACGAGCCGGAGCCCGTGGTTGCGGTCGGTCAGGTCGTTGACGTCCGAGATGCCGACGAGCTTCTTGGACTGGACGCCGTCCTTGATCTTCTCGATGACGCGCTCGGGGCCCACCAGGTACGGCAGCTCGGTGACGACGAGGCCGACCTTGCGCGGTGTGAGGTTCTCGACGCTCACCTTCGAGCGTGTGCGGAACGTGCCGCGGCCGGTGGCGTAGGCGTCGCGGACCCCGGAGAGGCCGACGATCGTGCCGCCCGAGGGCAGGTCCGGGCCGGGCACGAACTCCATGAGCTCTTCGAGGGTGGCCTGGGGGTTCATGAGCAGGTGCTTCGCGGCCTCGACCACCTCGCCCAGGTTGTGCGGCGCCATGTTGGTCGCCATGCCGACCGCGATGCCCGAGGCGCCGTTGACGAGCAGGTTCGGGAACGCCGCCGGCAGCACGCCGGGCTGCATGATCTGGTTGTCGTAGTTCGGGACGAAGTCGACGACGTCCTCGCCGAGGCCCTCGGTCATGGCCATCGACGGTTCGGCCAGACGTGCCTCGGTGTACCGGGCGGCAGCGGGACCGTCGTCGAGCGAGCCGAAGTTGCCGTGGCCGTCGATCAGCGGCACCCGCATGGTGAACGGCTGCGCCATCCGCACCAGGGCGTCGTAGATCGCGCCGTCGCCGTGCGGGTGCAGCTTGCCCATCACCTCGCCGGTGACGCGGGCGCTCTTGACGTGCCCGCGGTCGGGCCGCAGCCCCATCTCGGCCATCTGGTACAGGATGCGCCGCTGGACGGGCTTCAGGCCGTCACGTGCATCGGGCAGCGCCCGCG of the Curtobacterium sp. TC1 genome contains:
- a CDS encoding type IIA DNA topoisomerase subunit B is translated as MSSDYSARHLSVLEGLEAVRKRPGMYIGSTDSRGLMHCLWEIIDNSVDEALAGHGDEIGVVLHADGSVEVRDTARGIPVDVEPKTGLTGVEVVFTKLHAGGKFGSGSYAASGGLHGVGASVVNALSERLDVEVDRGGKTYAMSFHRGEPGTFDDTKGIGPDAPFSPFTSGSELRVVGKVKKGVTGSRIRYWADRQIFTADARFSTDDLVTRARQTAFLVPGLGITITDERVSSIEAAAARAEATGTAVEAGPVVERFRYEGGIGEFVEHLATDTAVTDVWRVQGTGTFTETVPMLDDKGHMVSTAVERSCEVDLALRWGDGYETAFRSFVNIIATPKGGTHQAGFESGLVKAVRAQVEANARKLKVGQDKLDKDDVLAGMTAVLTVRLPEPQFEGQTKEILGTPAVRKIVDQVVSKRITEILTSTQRTEKAQAATLLEKVVAEMKTRISARAHKETQRRKNALENSSLPTKLADCRSQETEGTELFIVEGDSALGTAKLARNSEYQALLPIRGKILNVQKASVSDMLSNVECASIIQVIGAGSGRTFEIDQARYGKVIIMSDADVDGAHIRTLLLTLFFRYMRPMIEEGRVFAAVPPLHRVVVVNRGKPNDTLYTYSEQELQTVLKKLEKTGKKYQEPIQRYKGLGEMDADQLAETTMDRAHRTLRRVNITHAESAAKVFELLMGNDVAPRKEFILAGEGLDRDRIDA
- a CDS encoding DNA topoisomerase (ATP-hydrolyzing) subunit A, whose translation is MARTDAVGLPDGERIEDVDVSEEMQGSFLEYAYSVIYSRALPDARDGLKPVQRRILYQMAEMGLRPDRGHVKSARVTGEVMGKLHPHGDGAIYDALVRMAQPFTMRVPLIDGHGNFGSLDDGPAAARYTEARLAEPSMAMTEGLGEDVVDFVPNYDNQIMQPGVLPAAFPNLLVNGASGIAVGMATNMAPHNLGEVVEAAKHLLMNPQATLEELMEFVPGPDLPSGGTIVGLSGVRDAYATGRGTFRTRSKVSVENLTPRKVGLVVTELPYLVGPERVIEKIKDGVQSKKLVGISDVNDLTDRNHGLRLVIGIKSGFNPTAVLEQLYKHTPLEDGFGINNVALVGGSPRTLGLRELLDVYVQHRLSVVTRRSEYRLARRRERLHLVEGLLIAILDIDEVIQVIRTSDDSEAARSRLRDVFDLSEVQAEYILELRLRRLTKFSRMELEAERDQLLADIAALEELLASDERLRAQVALELTEVSDRFATPRRTLLTEADAPVKGGRKAAVDPESLQVADSPCRVLLSTTGRLIRVDIPTSELSIVRVPKRSKHDAVRSAVVSTVRGQVGALTSTGRVLRLSPVDVPAVPPAAVRLDAGVRVTDFLALTKGETVVALVDLSGASSDALAIGTAQGVVKRVVPGTWPDKPEFVAIGLKPGDTVIGAAQAPESDDLVFISSNAQLLRFPAAGVRAQGLPAGGVAGMALASGASVIWFGSVARSDDAVVATVSTTSTALPGTDSGRAKVSALSEFPAKGRATQGVRAHAFLKGEDGLTVGWAGIAPPHAVGTDGAARTLPDWLSKRDGSGAPLEAVIGSIGGSAAALDGTAGDA